Proteins co-encoded in one Astatotilapia calliptera chromosome 18, fAstCal1.2, whole genome shotgun sequence genomic window:
- the LOC113010064 gene encoding RNA-binding protein MEX3B: MPSPLFHPEIMDHDVVISSQHNGVGLSRETDQESREEDHQEALRFALDQLSLMAMEKVDCGGGGSSGLVDSLDGTQGPGPENCNGVSGGGFVDLQMLDHPSGSRDSPTSCSPSPEYYGSGGYHMAGSHAMLHGEPNSVLCSRKRSVNMTECVPVPSSEHVAEIVGRQGCKIKALRAKTNTYIKTPVRGEDPVFIVTGRREDVEMAKREIVSAAEHFSMIRASRCKAGGGGGGGSLPGPPNLPGQTTIQVRVPYRVVGLVVGPKGATIKRIQQQTHTYIVTPSREKDPVFEVTGMPENVDRAREEIETHITLRTGTFVDLQGDNDFHTNGTDVSLEGLGSLSGGLGATLWSRAASHHSAPPPPPTSPPSALSMSVHHSSGRKMSSSVPYHTHNGGMSADSFSTARKATEGGSPTSPFSTGSSSAGGFTFGGDSTPGLPSSDELGFEFSASNIWAPFVNSGSGNKTGSSSQQQPLRRNSSGVSAGAITPRLSPTLPQDTGVVPPLDHPLARRAQSDPLSTLSWLQSGNAGGGSFSGASSSSSGGSSTGYSSCSASSLPGGSPTDSEGGGSGVGLTSGILSRLKGSSGSGVAALVGVSPGVNRDCFVCFESEVTAALVPCGHNLFCMECAGQICQSTEPECPVCHTPTTQCIRIFS; encoded by the exons ATGCCTAGCCCTTTATTTCACCCCGAGATTATGGACCACGACGTGGTGATCAGCAGCCAACACAACGGGGTCGGTCTGTCCAGGGAGACTGATCAGGAGTCCCGGGAGGAGGACCACCAAGAGGCGCTCCGCTTCGCCCTGGACCAGCTGTCACTGATGGCCATGGAGAAGGTGGACTGTGGGGGCGGCGGAAGCAGCGGGCTTGTGGACAGCCTGGATGGGACCCAGGGTCCGGGACCCGAGAATTGCAACGGTGTGAGTGGAGGGGGGTTCGTGGATCTACAAATGCTGGACCATCCCAGCGGGTCTCGGGACTCTCCGACGTCCTGCTCTCCATCCCCGGAGTACTATGGCTCAGGGGGGTACCACATGGCCGGCTCCCATGCCATGCTCCACGGGGAACCAAACTCCGTCCTCTGCAGCAGGAAAAGAAGTGTCAACATGACCGAGTGTGTTCCCGTCCCCAGCTCCGAGCATGTGGCTGAGATAGTGGGCAGACAAG GTTGTAAGATCAAGGCCCTGCGTGCCAAAACAAACACCTACATAAAGACTCCGGTGCGAGGCGAGGACCCTGTGTTCATCGTGACGGGACGCAGGGAGGATGTGGAGATGGCCAAGCGTGAAATTGTGTCTGCAGCAGAGCACTTCTCTATGATCAGGGCGTCCCGCTGCAAAGCTGGAGGGGGTGGAGGAGGCGGCTCCCTTCCCGGACCACCAAACCTACCTGGACAGACCACTATACAG GTTAGAGTGCCGTACAGAGTAGTCGGTTTAGTTGTTGGACCAAAAGGGGCAACAATCAAGCGCATCCAGCAGCAGACTCACACCTACATCGTGACACCGAGTCGAGAAAAAGACCCCGTGTTCGAGGTGACTGGGATGCCAGAGAACGTGgacagagcgagagaggagATCGAGACTCACATCACCCTGAGAACTGGAACCTTTGTAGACCTCCAGGGAGACAATGACTTCCACACTAATGGCACTGATGTCAGTCTTGAAGGCCTTGGTTCCCTGAGTGGGGGACTGGGAGCGACTTTGTGGTCCAGGGCAGCTAGCCACCATTctgccccccctcctcctccaacatccccaccttctgctctttccATGTCCGTACACCACTCGTCCGGCAGGAAGATGTCTTCATCGGTTCCCTATCACACGCACAATGGCGGGATGAGCGCAGACAGCTTCAGCACCGCCCGGAAGGCCACTGAGGGAGGCAGTCCCACTAGCCCTTTTAGCACAGGCTCCAGCAGCGCTGGGGGATTCACTTTTGGAGGCGATTCCACCCCAGGACTGCCTTCGTCAGACGAGCTGGGCTTCGAGTTCAGTGCTTCCAACATCTGGGCGCCTTTCGTCAACAGCGGATCGGGCAATAAGACGGGCAGCTCCTCTCAGCAGCAGCCTCTGCGTCGCAATAGCAGCGGCGTCAGCGCCGGCGCCATCACTCCACGATTGTCCCCGACTCTGCCTCAGGACACAGGCGTGGTCCCCCCTCTGGATCACCCACTTGCCCGTCGTGCTCAAAGCGACCCCCTCAGCACTCTCTCCTGGCTGCAGTCTGGCAACGCAGGCGGCGGCTCCTTCTCCGGAGCATCGAGCTCCAGCTCCGGCGGCTCATCGACCGGTTACTCCTCCTGCTCGGCCTCCTCCCTCCCCGGTGGGTCGCCTACCGACTCAGAGGGAGGCGGCAGCGGCGTGGGTCTCACCTCTGGGATTTTGAGCAGACTGAAAGGCAGCTCTGGCTCTGGGGTTGCGGCTCTGGTTGGAGTCAGCCCCGGGGTCAACAGGGACTGCTTCGTGTGTTTCGAGAGCGAGGTGACGGCAGCCCTGGTGCCCTGCGGCCACAACTTGTTCTGCATGGAGTGCGCTGGGCAGATCTGCCAATCAACAGAGCCAGAATGCCCCGTCTGTCACACTCCTACCACACAGTGCATCCGCATCTTCTCGTAA